From the Methanoculleus caldifontis genome, the window CGAGCGGGAAGTTCCAGGCCATGAAGAGCCCGCCGGCGAAGTCCAGGAACGCGAGAGCAGACGCGACCAGCCACCAGGGGATGCCGAGAAGGATGCAGACCGGGATGATCGTCTCCCGGCCGAGCGGCGGGACGATGTAGGCGACCATCATCCCGACGAGGAGGAGCCACTGTTCGGACGGGAGGAGGAACCAGACGACGGCAAGAAAGAGCCCGCAGAGCAGGGGCGGGACCGAGACCTTCAGGAGATCTATCCGGCCGTCTACCCCGTCATCGTCCCATACGCCGGCCCGCCGCATAGCCTGCCTTCCCCGGCGCGGGTATCACTCCCCCTCGCCGGTGGGACCGGCGGGAGGAGAGGGTTCCCGGGTCTTTAAGATATGCCCGACGATATTCGACGAACTGGCGAGCGAGCCGGGGTACCCGGGGATCCGGACGACTTCCGCGTCGAGCCCGCGGTCGCGGAGCCGCTGCCGGAGGCTTCCCTCGTCGAAGTGCTGGTTGAAGCCGAGCGTGATGATCTCCGGCTTTATCTCTGCGATCGGGAGGAACATATCGTGCAGGTCGCCGAGGAGCGCGTGGTCGACCGGCTTCAAGGCCCGGACCATCAGAAGGCGCTGGTCCTCAGGGATGATCGGGCGGGGCTTGTGTTTCACGTTCGCGTCCCGCGCCACGATCACGAAGAGTTCGTCGCCGAGCCTCCGCGACTCCTCAAGGTAGTAGAGGTGCCCGGGATGGAGGAGATCGAACGTCCCCGTCGCGACGACGCGGGTCATTCGACCACCTCGAGTTCCACGGGGCTGCCGTCGGCCCGGTAGCACCGCCAGTCCCGCGGGCCGTAGGGGTAGCCGACGATGATATGGTACCGGCCCACCGTCGGGAAGAACCCGAGGTCCGCTGAAGAGGGCGAGAGGACACCGTTCGGATGGCTATGGGCGCTGCCGGCCTGGTGGATGTCCAGCGGGAGCATATCGACGAAGAACGAGGCGCTATCCTCCCCGACGATGGTGCCCGGCACCAGGTCGAGGTCCCGGATGATGCCGTTCCTCTCTCGCAGCACCGCAACGAACTCGTCCGGGTGATGCTCTCTTGCGAGTTCAAAGAGCATTGAAAGCAGATCCCTGCTGATCCCGCATACAGCCATTCTACTGAATGGTAGGGGAGAAGTGAACATAAGTCCTCGTGTCCGGCATCCGGCCCTGCCGGACCCGGGCGGGAAAAAGAAGGGGGGAACGGATTTAAGGAATGATCCTGTCTTCCGGTGTGGCGTTCTCCACCGGAGTCACGTTCTCGTCAGGCAACCCTCCGGTAATGTTGAAGGCCTGCTGGACAGGTGTCCCGTTCACCAGGACCGGGACGTCGGGGCCCGGGAACTCATGGACGCCCTGCTCGCCTGCGTCGATGTGGAGCATGGCCCAGAGCACCGGTGTCGCGTTCTCGACCTCGATCGTGACGGTTACGTTCTCGTTCACGCCCTCGCTGATCTGGCTGTAACCGATGATCGGCCCGGGCGTCCCGTTCAGGTCGGCGTGAATATCCGCCCAGCCCGTCTGGTTCATCACGGCGCGGTCGACGATCACTGTGTCGTTCTCGATCGGCTGATCGGAGACGTTGACGGACGGGGTCTCGTTCTCGACCGGCTCCGGGGTCACGTTCTCCGGCAGGGTGAGACCCGGCGGTATGAGAACGATCCCGATGATCTGGACGATGCCGTTTGCAGCCTCGAGATCGGAGGCGACGATCGTGGCGTTCTCCACCGTGACGTTGCCGTCGACCACGCTGACGTTGAGGGTCTCCCCGCCGAGCGTCTCAAGGGTCGTCTCGTTCTCGGTGGCGTTGGCCGCCGCCATCAGGTCTTCCACGGTGAGGTTCCCCTCGACCACGTGATACGTGAGCAGGGTCTCGAGCAGTACCGTATCGTTCAAGACCGCCGCAAGGGTCTCGTTGCCGAGCGCCTCAAAGGCAGCGTCTTCCGGGGCAAAGACCGTGTAGGGGCCCTCGTCGGCGAATGTCTGCGTGAGGTTGGCCCTCTCCAGGGCGTCCGCGAAGATGGTCAGGTTCGCTTCGCCGGCGACCAGATCGACCAGCGTCAGATCCGCCGGCTCCTCGCCGGGCGTCTCGTTCTCGCCGGGGGTCTCATTCTCGCCCGGCCCGACCATCTCCCCTTCGGGGACGACGATGACGACACCCTGCATGGGCGTCTCCTGCACCGAGGCGTTGATCGCACAACCGTACGGGTAGGTTCCCGTATCGGTGAACATATACTCGAACGTCTCGTTCTCTTCTATCGGCCCGGAGTCGAAGACCCCATCCGTGCTCGTGACGGAATGGCTTACCGGGTCATAATTCGTCCAGATTACCGTTGTGTTGCTCTCGACCGTGAGTGAGGCCGGGTAGTACAACCCGTCGCGGATCTCAACGTCGGCGGTCGCGGCGAGAGCCGGCACGGCAACGAGGCTGATGACCAGGGCTGCTAAGAGCCCGAGTGTGACTGGATTCCTTCTCATTCAGTTTCACCACGCTTATGAACCCTGACAGGGGAGCAGCCGGTTCCCGTATTGAGGGCAGATATCCTCTCATTCCGGGGTGAGCACGCTACCTGCGGCACCCGCTGGAGGGACCGGCACGCTCCGTGCTGCCACGGGGCGTAAAATAATCAGGAGAGTATATAATGATTATTATAATTCGCAGAGAGGCAGACCGGGAAAGGGCCCCGGCCCCACCCGGGAGAGAGGCTGCCGGGCCGCTCAGAACGGCCCGTCCTGTTCGAAGCCCCGGCCCAGCCGGATAGCGAGTTCGGCCTTGAAGAGTTCTTTTCCGAGGTAGGCGGCATGGTCGAGCCGGGAGAGGGATCCCTGGAGAAGAAGCGTATGGAAGACA encodes:
- a CDS encoding adenylyltransferase/cytidyltransferase family protein, which produces MTRVVATGTFDLLHPGHLYYLEESRRLGDELFVIVARDANVKHKPRPIIPEDQRLLMVRALKPVDHALLGDLHDMFLPIAEIKPEIITLGFNQHFDEGSLRQRLRDRGLDAEVVRIPGYPGSLASSSNIVGHILKTREPSPPAGPTGEGE
- a CDS encoding Mov34/MPN/PAD-1 family protein; this translates as MAVCGISRDLLSMLFELAREHHPDEFVAVLRERNGIIRDLDLVPGTIVGEDSASFFVDMLPLDIHQAGSAHSHPNGVLSPSSADLGFFPTVGRYHIIVGYPYGPRDWRCYRADGSPVELEVVE
- a CDS encoding fasciclin domain-containing protein, whose product is MRRNPVTLGLLAALVISLVAVPALAATADVEIRDGLYYPASLTVESNTTVIWTNYDPVSHSVTSTDGVFDSGPIEENETFEYMFTDTGTYPYGCAINASVQETPMQGVVIVVPEGEMVGPGENETPGENETPGEEPADLTLVDLVAGEANLTIFADALERANLTQTFADEGPYTVFAPEDAAFEALGNETLAAVLNDTVLLETLLTYHVVEGNLTVEDLMAAANATENETTLETLGGETLNVSVVDGNVTVENATIVASDLEAANGIVQIIGIVLIPPGLTLPENVTPEPVENETPSVNVSDQPIENDTVIVDRAVMNQTGWADIHADLNGTPGPIIGYSQISEGVNENVTVTIEVENATPVLWAMLHIDAGEQGVHEFPGPDVPVLVNGTPVQQAFNITGGLPDENVTPVENATPEDRIIP